The nucleotide sequence TAGCGTATATCCTACTAGGCAACTCTTTATTACTATTAAAATCAAAAAGCACATCGATTGGATCACTGGCATACTTTGGTTGAAAACTAAATTTGAAGCTAAACAGGTTCGTTAAATCAAATCCATAAACTTTATGTTTTGCAACCCTCAATAACTGTTCTGCCTCATCAAACCTAATAAGTGATTCATTAAAAATTTCGTTTTTCTCATATCTATCATGAATTTCAGGGAAAAAAGCAGAATCTTTCAGTGCATACAAAACACTTTCAAAATTTCTACCAGTAACCTCTTTAAGGTTGCTATAAAAGCTGTATTTTTGCCCCAATGAGCAAAAGTTATTTTCGAGGATGGTAAACTTACTAGGTATGCTTGTTACAGTATGCTGACTAGTACCATCAGTTATCTTTGTCTCTCCTATATATTTTTCGGAGTCATCAGCACCATAGTAGAAAAGTGAGAATTCTGTTTTATAAGTAAAATCATTCCAACCCTCATTATATACTAAAATGAACGCTGGCTTAGAACTAGGCGGGGCATGAGATGAAAAATTTTTAGTATGACCAAGTGATTTTTTTATTACATGAAATTCAATTTTATTTGGCGGTAAATCAAAAGGTAAATTGTTGTTTTGCTTGACTTGTAGCTGGTATATGGGAAGGTTATCATCGCTATATCCGGAAATAGCTAATACAAAATCTTCTTTTTCTATGTAAGAATTAATGAGTAATACAAATTTTAATATTTCATCTTCATCATCTCTGTGTTTAGGATTAACTATGTTTTCAACAAATTTGACAAATATTTCATCGTCTTCAAATAATTTTAGTCGGTCTATAAATAGATATTCCAACTCCCAATCGTAATTGTTGATTGTATGCTGGACAATGTCGCCATACGCATCATCAAATCTAGAATCTTCAGAGGGCATAGCTCTTAAATCCCAGATATCCATTAGAAACTCCAGAATCTCTTCACTATCCGCATCCCTTCCAAAAGGATGCTGTTCCTTAATAATGGCATTAAATAATTCCGATTTGATTTTTCTAGAAATAATTATCATGTTATCTCTTGATTGATTGATATGCAAGGTTACCACTTTAATCAATGATTGGCATGCTTTTCATATGTTATTCAATAACATACGCTTGCTGTAGCAATAAAGCATATGTAGAAAAATAATGCAACTTTCTAGTTAAAAGTTGCTATTACTTGAAGAAGGTTAGTCTTGAGCAATTCAGGAAGGAAACGATTACGGGTTGGAAGGTGGCAAGTATTCTGCTACCACATCGGTAGTGTATGTTAAGAGCTTTATAGCAGTATCATATAGTAGGATTATTTTCTTCATTTCAATTGTTTCTTGTTTTTCGAATGATGGTGTTGTCCC is from Deltaproteobacteria bacterium and encodes:
- a CDS encoding AAA family ATPase; the encoded protein is MVTLHINQSRDNMIIISRKIKSELFNAIIKEQHPFGRDADSEEILEFLMDIWDLRAMPSEDSRFDDAYGDIVQHTINNYDWELEYLFIDRLKLFEDDEIFVKFVENIVNPKHRDDEDEILKFVLLINSYIEKEDFVLAISGYSDDNLPIYQLQVKQNNNLPFDLPPNKIEFHVIKKSLGHTKNFSSHAPPSSKPAFILVYNEGWNDFTYKTEFSLFYYGADDSEKYIGETKITDGTSQHTVTSIPSKFTILENNFCSLGQKYSFYSNLKEVTGRNFESVLYALKDSAFFPEIHDRYEKNEIFNESLIRFDEAEQLLRVAKHKVYGFDLTNLFSFKFSFQPKYASDPIDVLFDFNSNKELPSRIYAIIGKNGTGKTQLITSLPIKISQKKDEHFSPRAPLFSKVIAVSYSLFDNFELPKKTSYFNYIYCGLLNEKSEKKELLSQRQQVLRFHNNWKRIEKLQRIYKWRKILLNFIDEEIINTFIVEKDDDKTINGYAVSIDGFNKIKDKLSSGQSIILYIITEIISNIRLDSLLLFDEPETHLHPNAISQLMNTICDLVQQFQSYCIITTHSPLLIQELFSNNVYIIERHENISSIRKIGLESFGENLTVLTEEVFGNKNIEKQYKKIIDNLIEKEKAYSEIVSALEADKIPLSLNARLYIKSKLNQ